From a single Epinephelus fuscoguttatus linkage group LG18, E.fuscoguttatus.final_Chr_v1 genomic region:
- the odf2a gene encoding outer dense fiber protein 2 isoform X1, translated as MRKAMRTRSSSPPIHVHVNDATPVHVHVKSQRTSLARTPQTKVDRGNLRPTARVKTRVPWIPPGKASIRDASYKWEGPTHCLEITPPLPEPGLEHSQSALHLADLTSEEEEGLHGRISQYERKIERLLTEVSTLKNEVELRKQEQLLERQSEQLSVSQRVIVEQEEELAEVTKELEETERENSRLRQSMEKMLVEMDHNRQDGDSVQQDKDALHRKLMEAELDGTAAAKQVSALRESVSKLCGAVGTRLSGSESEVLARQKELLLQKLETFEATNRTLRHLLREQQGSQMESLRVSEQRDALLKRLADTEAENAHLVVKLQEKDREVNELSKLLDTEKDNARSTTELSKSLESTRAHLQGQLRSKEAENNRLTLQIKNLERAANQQKVEMEHLTEQLARLKQQSSADREVLKRATRAQKQRAERSEDTAGQLSVQLLDMEKQVVNALSAAETWQSRHAQEVKEKSKLEIELSLLNSRIAELTEQLQGAGDKGRAEREALLDHLHELTKESTAAKLENQSLKATASAVEEKLALSQSELLQVKASIQQYESLLDSYKIQVGKTRAEADEYRARLAEAEQKAQAMRGELEQEIEEVRRDLLGRLAELEPLPEVLRRSELQLQEAQDRERNQERRSMELSTTLTDLRMKVDTQGSQVELLRQKNKVLLEENRQLQQRVENLERKLEEAGSQNSDLQAVIAKREDTIHSNQLRLEEKTRECSLLSRKLEEALGDARQQISETRGLAATKERSTQSKILELETQLSRTNSEINQLRRSKEEVERRYQSRLQDVKDRLEQSDSTNRSLQNYVQFLKASYANVFGDLALGSSLRAPSPI; from the exons ATG AGGAAAGCAATGAGAACACGGTCAAGTTCACCTCCAATTCATGTGCATGTCAACGATGCCACACCAGTCCATGTGCATGTGAAGAGCCAGAGGACAAGTCTTGCCAGGACACCTCAG ACCAAGGTCGACAGAGGAAACCTCCGCCCTACAGCCAGAGTCAAAACTCGAGTGCCATGGATACCACCAGGAAAGGCCTCCATACGGGATGCTTCATACAAGTGGGAG GGGCCAACACACTGCCTTGAGATCACACCACCGCTCCCTGAACCAGGACTTGAACATTCCCAGTCTGCACTACATTTAGCTGACCTCACatcagaggaagaagaggggcTGCATggaagaatcagtcagtatgAGAGGAAGATTGAGCGCTTACTGACTGAAGTTAGCACTCTAAAGAATGAG GTGGAACTGCGGAAGCAAGAGCAGCTGCTGGAGCGTCAGTCGGAGCAGCTAAGTGTCTCCCAGCGGGTGATcgtggagcaggaggaggagctggctgagGTGACCAAGGAGCTAGAAGAGACTGAGCGGGAGAATTCGCGATTACGCCAATCCATGGAGAAGATGCTGGTGGAGATGGACCACAACAG ACAAGACGGGGACAGTGTGCAACAAGACAAAGATGCTCTGCACAGAAAACTGATGGAGGCTGAGTTGGATGGGACAGCAGCTGCCAAGCAAGTCTCAGCTCTGCGAGAATCTGTTTCCAAACTGTGCGGTGCTGTTGGCACT AGGCTGTCTGGCTCTGAGTCTGAAGTCTTGGCCCGTCAGAAGGAGCTGCTTCTACAGAAACTTGAGACATTTGAGGCCACAAACCGAACTCTGCGTCACCTTCTCAGAGAGCAGCAGGGGTCCCAG ATGGAGTCACTCCGAGTGTCAGAACAGAGAGATGCATTACTCAAGAGACTGGCGGACACAGAGGCAGAAAATGCT catCTTGTCGTGAAACTTCAAGAGAAGGACAGAGAGGTTAATGAACTCTCCAAACTTTTAGACACTGAAAAG GACAATGCCAGGAGCACAACTGAGTTGTCCAAGAGTCTGGAGTCAACAAGAGCTCATTTACAGGGACAGCTCCGAAGCAAAGAAGCTGAGAACAACCGACTTACCTTGCAGATAAAG AACCTGGAACGAGCAGCCAACCAGCAAAAGGTGGAGATGGAGCATCTGACTGAGCAGCTGGCAAGGCTGAAGCAGCAGTCCAGTGCAGATCGAGAGGTTCTGAAACGAGCCACGCGGGCCCAGAAACAGCGAGCTGAGCGCAGTGAGGACACGGCAGGACAACTGAGCGTCCAACTGCTGGACATG GAGAAGCAGGTGGTCAATGCGCTGTCAGCAGCTGAGACCTGGCAAAGTCGCCATGCCCAAGAAGTGAAAGAGAAGAGTAAACTGGAGATTGAACTGTCACTGTTGAACAG CCGTATAGCAGAGCTTACGGAGCAGCTGCAGGGTGCAGGGGATAAAGGCAGAGCAGAAAGAGAAGCCCTGCTGGATCACCTGCATGAACTGACCAAAGAGAGCACTGCTGCCAAACTGGAGAACCAGTCCCTCAAG gctacagcgtctGCAGTGGAGGAGAAGCTGGCCTTGTCTCAGTCAGAGCTCCTGCAGGTCAAAGCTTCAATCCAGCAATATGAAAGCCTGCTGGACAGCTATAAGATCCAG GTCGGAAAAACCCGGGCTGAAGCAGATGAGTACCGTGCTCGGCTGGCTGAGGCGGAGCAGAAGGCCCAGGCAATGCGCGGGGAGCTGGAACAGGAAATAGAGGAGGTGCGCAGGGATCTGCTGGGGCGGCTGGCAGAGCTGGAGCCTCTTCCTGAAGTCTTACGACGCTCTGAACTCCAGCTGCAGGAGGCTCAGGACAGGGAGCGCAACCAGGAGAGGCGCAGCATGGAGCTCAGCACAACCCTGACTGATCTCCGAATGAAG GTGGACACCCAGGGCAGCCAAGTAGAACTTCTGAGGCAGAAGAACAAGGtgctgctggaggagaacaGACAGCTTCAGCAGCGAGTGGAGAATTTGGAAAG AAAGCTGGAGGAGGCTGGCAGTCAGAACAGCGACCTGCAGGCAGTCATTGCCAAACGGGAAGACACCATCCACAGTAATCAGCTCCGTCTGGAAGAGAAAACAAGGGAATGTTCCCTGCTCAGCAGAAAGCTGGAGGAGGCTCTGGGGGATGCTCGCCAACAG ATATCAGAGACCAGAGGACTTGCTGCCACCAAAGAACGCTCCACCCAGTCCAAGATACTGGAGCTCGAGACCCAACTTAGCAGGACTAACTCAGAAATCAACCAACTGCGACGCAGCAAAGAGGAG GTGGAGCGGCGGTACCAGAGCCGACTGCAGGATGTGAAGGATCGCCTGGAGCAGTCAGACAGCACCAACCGAAGCCTGCAAAACTATGTCCAGTTCCTCAAAGCCTCATACGCCAATGTGTTTGGAGACTTGGCCCTCGGCAGCTCACTGCGTGCCCCCTCACCCATCTGA
- the odf2a gene encoding outer dense fiber protein 2 isoform X2 has product MRKAMRTRSSSPPIHVHVNDATPVHVHVKSQRTSLARTPQTKVDRGNLRPTARVKTRVPWIPPGKASIRDASYKWEGPTHCLEITPPLPEPGLEHSQSALHLADLTSEEEEGLHGRISQYERKIERLLTEVSTLKNEVELRKQEQLLERQSEQLSVSQRVIVEQEEELAEVTKELEETERENSRLRQSMEKMLVEMDHNRQDGDSVQQDKDALHRKLMEAELDGTAAAKQVSALRESVSKLCGAVGTRLSGSESEVLARQKELLLQKLETFEATNRTLRHLLREQQGSQMESLRVSEQRDALLKRLADTEAENAHLVVKLQEKDREVNELSKLLDTEKDNARSTTELSKSLESTRAHLQGQLRSKEAENNRLTLQIKNLERAANQQKVEMEHLTEQLARLKQQSSADREVLKRATRAQKQRAERSEDTAGQLSVQLLDMEKQVVNALSAAETWQSRHAQEVKEKSKLEIELSLLNSRIAELTEQLQGAGDKGRAEREALLDHLHELTKESTAAKLENQSLKATASAVEEKLALSQSELLQVKASIQQYESLLDSYKIQVGKTRAEADEYRARLAEAEQKAQAMRGELEQEIEEVRRDLLGRLAELEPLPEVLRRSELQLQEAQDRERNQERRSMELSTTLTDLRMKVDTQGSQVELLRQKNKVLLEENRQLQQRVENLERKLEEALGDARQQISETRGLAATKERSTQSKILELETQLSRTNSEINQLRRSKEEVERRYQSRLQDVKDRLEQSDSTNRSLQNYVQFLKASYANVFGDLALGSSLRAPSPI; this is encoded by the exons ATG AGGAAAGCAATGAGAACACGGTCAAGTTCACCTCCAATTCATGTGCATGTCAACGATGCCACACCAGTCCATGTGCATGTGAAGAGCCAGAGGACAAGTCTTGCCAGGACACCTCAG ACCAAGGTCGACAGAGGAAACCTCCGCCCTACAGCCAGAGTCAAAACTCGAGTGCCATGGATACCACCAGGAAAGGCCTCCATACGGGATGCTTCATACAAGTGGGAG GGGCCAACACACTGCCTTGAGATCACACCACCGCTCCCTGAACCAGGACTTGAACATTCCCAGTCTGCACTACATTTAGCTGACCTCACatcagaggaagaagaggggcTGCATggaagaatcagtcagtatgAGAGGAAGATTGAGCGCTTACTGACTGAAGTTAGCACTCTAAAGAATGAG GTGGAACTGCGGAAGCAAGAGCAGCTGCTGGAGCGTCAGTCGGAGCAGCTAAGTGTCTCCCAGCGGGTGATcgtggagcaggaggaggagctggctgagGTGACCAAGGAGCTAGAAGAGACTGAGCGGGAGAATTCGCGATTACGCCAATCCATGGAGAAGATGCTGGTGGAGATGGACCACAACAG ACAAGACGGGGACAGTGTGCAACAAGACAAAGATGCTCTGCACAGAAAACTGATGGAGGCTGAGTTGGATGGGACAGCAGCTGCCAAGCAAGTCTCAGCTCTGCGAGAATCTGTTTCCAAACTGTGCGGTGCTGTTGGCACT AGGCTGTCTGGCTCTGAGTCTGAAGTCTTGGCCCGTCAGAAGGAGCTGCTTCTACAGAAACTTGAGACATTTGAGGCCACAAACCGAACTCTGCGTCACCTTCTCAGAGAGCAGCAGGGGTCCCAG ATGGAGTCACTCCGAGTGTCAGAACAGAGAGATGCATTACTCAAGAGACTGGCGGACACAGAGGCAGAAAATGCT catCTTGTCGTGAAACTTCAAGAGAAGGACAGAGAGGTTAATGAACTCTCCAAACTTTTAGACACTGAAAAG GACAATGCCAGGAGCACAACTGAGTTGTCCAAGAGTCTGGAGTCAACAAGAGCTCATTTACAGGGACAGCTCCGAAGCAAAGAAGCTGAGAACAACCGACTTACCTTGCAGATAAAG AACCTGGAACGAGCAGCCAACCAGCAAAAGGTGGAGATGGAGCATCTGACTGAGCAGCTGGCAAGGCTGAAGCAGCAGTCCAGTGCAGATCGAGAGGTTCTGAAACGAGCCACGCGGGCCCAGAAACAGCGAGCTGAGCGCAGTGAGGACACGGCAGGACAACTGAGCGTCCAACTGCTGGACATG GAGAAGCAGGTGGTCAATGCGCTGTCAGCAGCTGAGACCTGGCAAAGTCGCCATGCCCAAGAAGTGAAAGAGAAGAGTAAACTGGAGATTGAACTGTCACTGTTGAACAG CCGTATAGCAGAGCTTACGGAGCAGCTGCAGGGTGCAGGGGATAAAGGCAGAGCAGAAAGAGAAGCCCTGCTGGATCACCTGCATGAACTGACCAAAGAGAGCACTGCTGCCAAACTGGAGAACCAGTCCCTCAAG gctacagcgtctGCAGTGGAGGAGAAGCTGGCCTTGTCTCAGTCAGAGCTCCTGCAGGTCAAAGCTTCAATCCAGCAATATGAAAGCCTGCTGGACAGCTATAAGATCCAG GTCGGAAAAACCCGGGCTGAAGCAGATGAGTACCGTGCTCGGCTGGCTGAGGCGGAGCAGAAGGCCCAGGCAATGCGCGGGGAGCTGGAACAGGAAATAGAGGAGGTGCGCAGGGATCTGCTGGGGCGGCTGGCAGAGCTGGAGCCTCTTCCTGAAGTCTTACGACGCTCTGAACTCCAGCTGCAGGAGGCTCAGGACAGGGAGCGCAACCAGGAGAGGCGCAGCATGGAGCTCAGCACAACCCTGACTGATCTCCGAATGAAG GTGGACACCCAGGGCAGCCAAGTAGAACTTCTGAGGCAGAAGAACAAGGtgctgctggaggagaacaGACAGCTTCAGCAGCGAGTGGAGAATTTGGAAAG AAAGCTGGAGGAGGCTCTGGGGGATGCTCGCCAACAG ATATCAGAGACCAGAGGACTTGCTGCCACCAAAGAACGCTCCACCCAGTCCAAGATACTGGAGCTCGAGACCCAACTTAGCAGGACTAACTCAGAAATCAACCAACTGCGACGCAGCAAAGAGGAG GTGGAGCGGCGGTACCAGAGCCGACTGCAGGATGTGAAGGATCGCCTGGAGCAGTCAGACAGCACCAACCGAAGCCTGCAAAACTATGTCCAGTTCCTCAAAGCCTCATACGCCAATGTGTTTGGAGACTTGGCCCTCGGCAGCTCACTGCGTGCCCCCTCACCCATCTGA